A DNA window from Cutaneotrichosporon cavernicola HIS019 DNA, chromosome: 2 contains the following coding sequences:
- a CDS encoding uncharacterized protein (RNA recognition motif), whose product MSQAPRDPLTARTLFIKNLNFNITGADLYDLFGKYGPIRQVRVGTSSDLKTKGTAYVVYESPDDAKEAINHLNGFHLMERYIVVLYHQPSKQQASQLAKAEIRAREQELAAEKIRLGMT is encoded by the exons ATGTCTCAAGCACCGCGCGATCCCCTAACGGCCCGCACGCTGTT CATCAAGAACCT caactTCAACATCACGGGCGCGGACCTGTACGACCTCTTTGGCAAGTACGGCCCCATTCGGCAGGTGCGCGTCGGCACGTCGTCCGATCTCAAGACCAAGGGCACAGCGTACGTCGTGTACGAAAGCCCCGACGatgccaaggaggccatCAACCACCTGAACGGTTTCCACCTCATGGAGCGGTACATTGTCG TCCTCTATCACCAGCCATCAAAACAGCAGGCGTCGCAGTtggccaaggccgagatccgcgcgcgcgagcaggaGCTCGCAGCGGAGAAGATCCGTTTGGGCATGACGTAG
- the KU70 gene encoding uncharacterized protein (Ku70/Ku80 C-terminal arm) — protein MSSYMSSSFPASGFNSQWDIDVGYDDDVLDQSEYQYAARDHILFCIDASQSMQTPAADVENEAGVIRGKSPMHQALDAVVKIERTKVITGPNDSVGVLLYNVDSAKAPLSDNGSVRDGTYVVQSLRTISAEEIKRLIKLLEQANDEYAAEDDEDAPTTEPTVLRDNFPAIPAKDELNTAGVFQACMYLFRDAGNRVTGNKRVFLITDQDEPPGSEVNRSPARTVFTDMTAYGVSINTFFINRPGHVFNANKFWNDILQRPETSDGSSSSDGMEDLTDLISELVVRQAPKRKQFSIPLKFGGRDGDIEIGIAGYALISEQKKGASKMVRMRGQAVEEVQTKTIYTSAETGADLSPEELTSAYELGAEAKIENVLELEKWERRDGDEEDEDGDVVMDRGSAGGAGEPPKRVAKTRLKFTDEQIRSYKTLDIEPPQIKILGFQSPDYLVMTDNIKHSYFIYPDELTYTGSTRTFTALLRSCLKLNRHALALCRIRASSSPEFAVLVPQEETINKREGGQDDPPGFHVIILPFVDDIRDPPKKMTYNLTAMEKLMRRLRFKSGKYISDVYPNPALQYHQRQLQALAFEEDFDTEEFEDKALPKYAGIHKAAGQLMKDWKKLIDDDERAVENVLNPSSKRHVVAIDPADLQDIPSSYRNGTLEKLKVQELRDYAKVNGISLSGRTKKVDIIEAIADHLAKGTGSTGSKKSKHY, from the exons TGATTCGGGGCAAGAGTCCGATGCaccaggcgctcgacgcggtcgTCAAGATCGAGCGCACCAAAGTCATAACCGGCCCGAATGACAGTGTCGGCGTCCTGCTGTACAACGTCGAC TCGGCCAAGGCGCCGCTGAGTGATAACGGGAGTGTTCGCGACGGCACGTACGTTGTGCAGTCGCTGCGAACAAtcagcgccgaggagatcaagCGCCTCATCAAGTTGCTGGAGCAGGCGAACGACGAGTATGCCGCagaggacgatgaggacgcTCCTACAACCGAGCCCACAGTCCTGCGCGACAACTTCCCTGCAATCCCAGCCAAGGATGAACTGAACACCGCCGGTGTATTCCAGGCCTGCATGTACCTCTTCCGCGATGC cggcaACCGTGTCACCGGCAACAAGCGTGTGTTCCTCATTACGGACCAGGACGAGCCGCCGGGGAGTGAGGTCAACCGCTCACCAGCGCGTACCGTGTTTACA gacATGACTGCGTATGGCGTGTCGATCAACACCTTCTTCATCAACCGCCCGGGCCATGTCTTCAACGCAAACAAGTTCTGGAAT GATATCCTGCAGCGCCCAGAGACGTCCGacggctcgtcctcctctgaCGGCATGGAGGATCTTACCGACCTCATTTCCGAGCTGGTTGTCCGCCAGGCGCCTAAGCGGAAGCAGTTCTCCATCCCGCTCAAGTTCGgtggacgagatggcgacATTGAGATCGGTATTGCTGG TTACGCATTGATCTCCGagcagaagaagggcgcGTCCAAGATGGTCCGCATGCGCGGGcaggctgtcgaggaggtccaGACCAAGACGATATACACATCAGCC GAAACTGGTGCCGACCTGTCACCTGAAGAGCTCACGTCGGCgtacgagctcggcgcggaggcAAAGATCGAGAacgtgctcgagctggaAAAGTGGGAGAggcgcgatggcgatgaggaggatgaagaCGGGGATGTGGTCATGGACCGCGGTTccgctggcggcgctggagAACCACCCAAGCGAGTCGCGAAAACTCGG CTCAAGTTCACAGATGAGCAGATCCGCAGCTACAAGACGTTGGATATCGAGCCACCAC AAATCAAGATTCTTGGCTTCCAGTCGCCCGATTACCTCGTCATGACGGACAACATCAAGCACTCCTACTTCATCTACCCCGACGAGTTG ACCTACACCGGCAGCACCCGGACCTTCACGGCACTCCTCAGGTCCTGTCTGAAACTCAACCGCCACGCGCTTGCCTTATGCCGCATTCGCGCCAGCAGCTCTCCTGAGTTCGCAGTGCTCGTGCCTCAGGAGGAGACGATAAACAAGAGGGAGGGCGGGCAGGACGACCCACCGGGGTTCCATGTCATCATCCTCCCGTTCGTGGACGACATTCGCGATCCGCCAAAGAAAATGACCTACAACCTTACAG CCATGGAGAAGCTCATGCGTCGGCTGCGCTTCAAGTCGGGCAAATACATATCGGACGTCTACCCGAATCCAG CCCTTCAGTACCACCAGCGGCAGTTACAGGCTCTCGCCTTTGAAGAGGACTTTGACACGGAGGAGTTCGAAGACAAGGCATTGCCCAAGTACGCTGGCATCCACAAGGCCGCGGGGCAGCTCATGAAGGACTGGAAGAAGCTgattgacgacgacgagcgtgCGGTCGAGAACGTGCTCAATCCCTCGTCCAAGCGGCACGTCGTGGCT ATTGACCCAGCCGACCTCCAGGACATCCCGAGCTCGTATCGGAACGGCACGCTAGAGAAG ctcaaggtccaggagctgcgcgactACGCCAAAGTCAATG GCATCAGCCTCTCGGGACGGACGAAGAAGGTCGACATCATCGAGGCGATTGCAGACCACTTGGCAAAGGGTACGGGGTCGACGGGCTCGAAGAAGTCGAAGCACTACTAG